A segment of the Bdellovibrio bacteriovorus genome:
TTGCGATGGGGGCCGTGAAGGTTCACAGCAATTCGCGCCCAGGTGAAGGGGTCCCCCAAAGCCTCGCTGCTGTGGTGCAGATTTTCGGCTTTGCGGATCTTTGTTTTGCGTGGATCGTGGGACTGGATGTGGAGCATCTTTTCCACGCGCTGATAATATTTTTCAAATGTTCCCTGGTCTGCATCCGTGCGAATTTCCTGGGGCCAGCCTTTTTTTGAATACAAATCCCGATCCGGACGAATCACCACCCCGGCATTGATCAGGGATGTTCCTCCCAGGCCGCTGCCGCAGACAACATCGATGTCACGATGGGTGTGATATGAGAACAGCCCCAGCGGGTTGCTGTCGCAATAGATTTGTTTTTTGAGTTCGTGAAAGGTCTCGGGGTATTCGCCGGGGCGCCACTCTCGGCCGCGCTCTAAGATGGCGACTTGATGGTGGGGGCTTAAGCGTGCGCCCATGATGGCTCCGCCATAGCCGGAGCCGATGACGACCACCTCATAAAAGCTTTCAAGTTCGGAAAAGGAATCCGCCAGGCGGGTGTAGTCCATGGTCAGATTCACCCGGTGAATTTCAGGGGCGGCCGGAGCGTCTTCGGATTTCAGAAGTCCCAGTGCTCCCGCAGCCAGCGAGGATTTTAGAAAGGATCGACGTGAGAAATAAGATTTCACCCGAACTGCCCCCTGTCTTCAGATTAGGGGGGGACTTCAGGGTTTGGGAATCGGTGAGTGCAAGTTCCTGCCAACAGTCACCGGACAAAGTCCTGTGACTGTCAGTTCTCAGGTGGCCTTTACTGCAGGAAGGCTTTTGAAAGTTTCTGCTGATACTGTTTCAGGGCCTGGCTGTAGTCACCCAGATCCTTGATGATGGTGTGAGCGTGGTCTTTGGAGGGCTCGACAAACTGATTGTGCATGGGGCGCACTTGCAGTTCAAACTGCTTGCGCACTCCCTCTGGCGTTCTGCCGCGTTCGTGAACATCACGTTTCAGACGGCGCTCAAAGCGCAGGGATTCGGGGGTGTCAAAGAAGATGGCCTCATCCAGTTCCTGGCGGACTTCTTCAGAGTGCAGGATCAGGATTCCGTCGATGATAATGACTTTTTTGGGTTCGCCTGGAAGGGTCTCTTTTTTGCGGGAATGGGTCACGAAATCATAAATCGGGATGTTCAGGCTTTGGCCGGACTTCAGGGCACGCAAGCCCTGTGCGAGCAAAGTGAAATCAAGACTGGAGGGATGATCAAAGTTCACCGAACCGCCATCGCCGTCAAATTTTGCGGATTGGTCGATGTAGTAGTTGTCCTGGTAGATGATGGAGCAGTTGTCTTCGCCCAGCAGTTGTTGCAGCTCTTTGGCGAAGTGTGTTTTGCCGGAGCCACTGCCACCAGCAACACCGATGATGTGAGGTCTTTGCATAAATCATCCCCTGTGATCGGGGCAGTTTCCTTATTTACAGGAAGGATTTCAACTGCCGGAAGCAGGGGATGAAGTAAATGCCTGACTGTCCAGTTGATGGACAGGGGACCGCGCTGCCGCCAATCCTAATAGATCAGCTCCATCGGGGATGTTGCGTTCGTCGGGGTGTTTATACCCAATTCGCCTTCCATGCCCTCGCCCCAGCACACCACACGGTTGGAGGTCGTGGCGCACGTGGTGCCCGAGCCCGTGGAAACTTGCATCGGGGCGCCCCAGGCACTCAGCATCGAAACAGGCACGGGCGTATTCTGATCACCCGCAGCTCCGCCCAGGCCCAAACGGCCATAAGAGTTCAAACCCCAGCACTTCACCTGGCCATCACCGATGCCGCAGGCCATTTGTTCACCCACGGAAACGGACGTGTAATTGACGCCGGTATCGATTTCCACAGGATTCAGGACATTGCCGCCACTGGTGCCGTTGCCGACGTTGCCAAAACTGTTTTCTCCCCAGCACTTCAGAGATCCCGGCAGGGTGATACCGCAGGTGCTGACAGTTCCTGCTGAAATCGTCATGTACTTGATCGAAGAATCAATCAGGATCGGCGTCATCGAGTTGGTGGTTGTGCCATTGCCAAGTTTGCCACCCAGATTGTTGCCCCAGCATTTTAAGTCATCGGCCATCGTGATACCGCAAGTGTGGGTGCCTCCGGTCGAGACGAATTTGTAGGAAGTGCCCGAATCAATGATCACAGGGCTGAGGCGGGTGGTCGTGGTTCCATCCCCCAGTTGGCTGGCGCTGTTGGCGCCCCAGCATTTCAACACATTGGACATGGTGATGCCGCAGGCATGGCTGGGTCCGACAGAAAGTTGCATGTAATAGTCGCCGCCGGATATCGCCGTCGGAGTGGTGACCGCCGCAGTAGAGCCATTCCCCAATTGCCCTTGGGTGCCCTGGCCCCAGCATTTGATCTCGCCGGACAAACTCATGCCGCAGGCGAAATTAGAGCCCATCTTGATGTAGTCCCAGTCGACGCCAGCAGGGCTGACGTATTGGGGCATGGAAGAGGCGCCATTCAAAATGCGCGAGCCATTGTCATTCCCCCAGCAGTAGGTGCCGTAAGGGCTTTTGGCACAAACACCGTTGTAGTTGGAAACATGGATGTTGTTCGCCCCCATGCCCAGAGGACCTCGCACATTGACATCATAGAGGCCCAGGCTCAGTCCCGGGGACGTGGCGGATAATGGAACCATCATAGAGACATGGGTTTTGATATAGAACGGCAGCGAGTATTGACCCGCAGCCAGAGAAACTGTGGAGCTGGTCGGAGTCATACATCCACTATCTGCAAAGAACTCTGTGTTCACCGGCCCCAGGTTCACTTCCATGGCAGCAGGTGCCAGCACGGCGGTGTGATACTGATTCACCAGGACCGCTTCATAAGCAGAGTTATAACACTGCCCGCGAGTCGGGCCATCACGATGACCGCGGACTTCAAACCCCCAAGGGGCGTTGGTACCGCTGCCGCGATACACGGATTGAGTCAGACTGAGATAGCCCGAACCAGACAGAGTCAGAGTGTTCTGCCCCTGGGCGCCGGTCATCTTGACCCAGACATTGACGGACTTGGCGTAAGGAGCAATGGTGGCACTGTTTGTCGGAGTCGAGCAGGTGGAGTCACTGTAAACAGTGAAGCCGCTGGAAGGCGCCAGAGTGATTGGTGCCGAAGACGTGCCGTAGTCATAGGAGCCGGTCACGTAGCGGCGGCTGATGTTATACGGATAACACAAATCCGGCAGAATGGAGCGGGCCCCCTCAAGTTCAAAGCCTTTGTCTCCTGAGCTGATATTCTGGAAGTTCGCCGTCGGGTTTGCCAGCACGGCAGAGGATGATAAAATCGTGGTGGAGATTGTCAATGCGCCCGGCGATGACGGACCTTTGACGATCACATCTTTGTACCGAGCCCCCATCGGGATGACCGCCGTGGAATAGCCGCCGATGCTCTGAGAGCATTCATCGTAAGAGTTGTAAATTTCAAGGGGCGTGCCGTTGGCCGCCACTGAGAAAACGGTTTCTGACGCCAAAGAGCCTTCGCGGTTTTCATTGTCACGCAAAGAAACACCGAAGCTGCTGCAGGTATTGGCGGTCAAAGTGTTCGCCGGGAAGTAGTCCTTGTGTATGGCAAGTTTTGTGGGAATGACATTGCCCCCAGGGCCGTCATGCGGGCCATCATCCGGGAAGTCGGGACCGTCACAGGAATCAAACCATTTTTCCGGATCGTAAGTGATGTCGATGTCGACTTTCTTTTCTTCGCCGGCATACAGTTGCAGTTTGCCGACTTCGCCCAGAATATAGGGCTTCGACATCAGATCGCTGGGGCCGGAAGTGCTTTTAAAGTCTTTGCAGGTGCCTTCGGGCGCATAAAAGCCCACAACGGTGATCACGCGGTCTTTCCCTGAGGTCACGTCCATGGTGATGGAACCACCGGCCGGAACGCCGCCCACCCATTCACCGATGTGTTTGGGTGTCATGGTGCCGTCATCGCGGGTGCAGACATTTCTGCGCATGCTTTCTTCAGGACCACTGGCGCCAATGATGTAGCAGTTGATCGGGCGGTCTCCGGAAAATCCCGTGGGTACCGGGCGGCTGTCACCACTGGTGGTCATGGCTTCGACTTTGGAAGAAAGGGTCTGAGTGGAAGGGAAGGTGATTTTCACCTTGGAAGATTCATCCAATGAAAGACGATCGCATCCTGTAAGTCCCCAAAGGGCCATGATCACAATAACATGATTCTTTTTCATACTGACCTTGTCGGCTTTTTATCAGGGCCTCTAAATACTGAAAATCACGTCCCGTTTCAAGGCGTCGCACACAGTCTCTGTTTGGGTCTGGGAAATTTCATTGCAGAAAGGAATCTTGCAGAACACGCCTATTGTCCAGTGATATTCCTGAGACCTCAGTCTAAAACCGAGACGGGTGACAAAGTGTTTTTCTAATCCAAGAATTTCTCATCTAAACTATAGAGGTACTTAATAATTAGAGGATGGCGTAAATGGCAAAAGTCGTTGGC
Coding sequences within it:
- the udk gene encoding uridine kinase, which codes for MQRPHIIGVAGGSGSGKTHFAKELQQLLGEDNCSIIYQDNYYIDQSAKFDGDGGSVNFDHPSSLDFTLLAQGLRALKSGQSLNIPIYDFVTHSRKKETLPGEPKKVIIIDGILILHSEEVRQELDEAIFFDTPESLRFERRLKRDVHERGRTPEGVRKQFELQVRPMHNQFVEPSKDHAHTIIKDLGDYSQALKQYQQKLSKAFLQ
- a CDS encoding RCC1 domain-containing protein; this translates as MKKNHVIVIMALWGLTGCDRLSLDESSKVKITFPSTQTLSSKVEAMTTSGDSRPVPTGFSGDRPINCYIIGASGPEESMRRNVCTRDDGTMTPKHIGEWVGGVPAGGSITMDVTSGKDRVITVVGFYAPEGTCKDFKSTSGPSDLMSKPYILGEVGKLQLYAGEEKKVDIDITYDPEKWFDSCDGPDFPDDGPHDGPGGNVIPTKLAIHKDYFPANTLTANTCSSFGVSLRDNENREGSLASETVFSVAANGTPLEIYNSYDECSQSIGGYSTAVIPMGARYKDVIVKGPSSPGALTISTTILSSSAVLANPTANFQNISSGDKGFELEGARSILPDLCYPYNISRRYVTGSYDYGTSSAPITLAPSSGFTVYSDSTCSTPTNSATIAPYAKSVNVWVKMTGAQGQNTLTLSGSGYLSLTQSVYRGSGTNAPWGFEVRGHRDGPTRGQCYNSAYEAVLVNQYHTAVLAPAAMEVNLGPVNTEFFADSGCMTPTSSTVSLAAGQYSLPFYIKTHVSMMVPLSATSPGLSLGLYDVNVRGPLGMGANNIHVSNYNGVCAKSPYGTYCWGNDNGSRILNGASSMPQYVSPAGVDWDYIKMGSNFACGMSLSGEIKCWGQGTQGQLGNGSTAAVTTPTAISGGDYYMQLSVGPSHACGITMSNVLKCWGANSASQLGDGTTTTRLSPVIIDSGTSYKFVSTGGTHTCGITMADDLKCWGNNLGGKLGNGTTTNSMTPILIDSSIKYMTISAGTVSTCGITLPGSLKCWGENSFGNVGNGTSGGNVLNPVEIDTGVNYTSVSVGEQMACGIGDGQVKCWGLNSYGRLGLGGAAGDQNTPVPVSMLSAWGAPMQVSTGSGTTCATTSNRVVCWGEGMEGELGINTPTNATSPMELIY